A part of Roseofilum casamattae BLCC-M143 genomic DNA contains:
- a CDS encoding aspartate aminotransferase family protein has product MSPETLTSTAPSPAVENQTPAYDASEFNQYVMSTYGRFPIALDRGEGCRVWDTEGREYLDFVAGIATCTLGHAHPALVKTVTEQIGKLHHVSNLYYIPEQGALAKWLVEHSCGDRAFFCNSGAEANEGAIKLARKYAHTVLNIDDPVILTAKASFHGRTLATITATGQAKYQKGFSPLVPGFAYVPYNDFSAIEEAIASLDSSKRRVAAILLEPLQGEGGVRPGELEYFLRLRQLCDRAGILLILDEVQVGMGRTGKLWGYENIGIEPDVFTSAKGLAGGIPIGALVCKSFCDVFEPGNHASTFGGNPFACASALAVCQTIEDEDLLQNAQERGEQLRARLRSVASEYPQLIAEVRGWGLINGMELQVDIPLTAIDIVKAAMAEGLLLVPAGPKVVRFVPPLVVSSEEVDRAVAAVEKVMAVLSQA; this is encoded by the coding sequence GTGAGTCCAGAAACCCTAACCTCAACTGCACCTTCCCCTGCTGTAGAAAACCAGACCCCTGCTTACGATGCCTCCGAATTTAACCAGTATGTCATGTCTACCTACGGGCGGTTTCCCATCGCTCTCGATCGCGGAGAAGGATGTCGTGTTTGGGATACTGAAGGTCGGGAATACTTAGACTTCGTCGCCGGGATCGCCACCTGTACCCTGGGTCACGCTCATCCAGCTTTAGTCAAAACCGTAACCGAGCAGATCGGCAAGCTGCATCACGTTTCCAATCTTTATTACATTCCCGAACAAGGCGCTCTGGCCAAATGGTTAGTCGAGCATTCTTGCGGCGATCGCGCATTTTTCTGTAACTCCGGCGCCGAAGCCAATGAAGGAGCGATTAAGCTAGCGCGCAAATACGCTCATACCGTACTCAATATCGACGATCCGGTTATCCTTACCGCGAAAGCCAGCTTCCACGGACGCACATTAGCCACCATTACGGCAACCGGTCAAGCGAAGTACCAGAAAGGATTTAGCCCTCTCGTGCCCGGATTTGCCTACGTTCCTTATAATGACTTTTCTGCCATAGAAGAGGCGATCGCCTCTCTCGATAGCTCTAAACGCCGCGTCGCAGCCATTTTACTCGAACCCCTGCAAGGAGAAGGTGGCGTGCGTCCGGGAGAACTAGAATACTTCTTGCGCTTGCGCCAACTGTGCGATCGCGCCGGAATTTTACTCATTCTCGATGAAGTGCAAGTCGGAATGGGACGCACCGGTAAACTCTGGGGATATGAAAATATTGGCATCGAACCGGATGTCTTCACCTCAGCCAAAGGACTCGCTGGCGGTATTCCCATCGGCGCTCTCGTTTGCAAGTCCTTCTGCGATGTCTTTGAACCGGGAAATCATGCCAGTACCTTTGGCGGCAACCCCTTTGCTTGTGCTTCCGCCTTGGCTGTTTGTCAAACGATAGAAGACGAAGACTTGTTGCAAAATGCGCAAGAACGCGGCGAACAACTGCGCGCTCGCTTGAGATCGGTTGCTTCTGAATATCCACAACTCATTGCGGAAGTGCGCGGATGGGGTTTGATTAACGGAATGGAATTGCAAGTCGATATTCCCCTAACCGCGATCGATATTGTCAAAGCGGCTATGGCAGAAGGCTTGCTCCTCGTTCCGGCAGGACCGAAAGTGGTGCGTTTTGTTCCGCCGCTGGTGGTTTCCAGTGAAGAGGTAGACCGAGCTGTAGCGGCTGTGGAAAAAGTAATGGCTGTCTTGAGTCAGGCTTAA
- a CDS encoding PFE-CTERM domain-containing protein — protein MKINPVIVAIIATLGTVLAAGTARAASVTLYNGSGLPSSQGQLTLGAIDSGGANLTPFGGETVVGGGVQIDSDVGSAEYAGYSNYNPLTSSFVNSGGSAPSGYSLDPTTGYSIFFNATLNSTTSNSNDRGAFTVIATSVGQQSIEISFENNLVFAQNNNFTRGESAAFTTSTNANYELRVSGSSYQFFANSSQLLSGSLRNYLSDPANSMPPLSFDAYTIENFIFFGDSTGQEDGVYTLGAASVQTNTAGVPFEFPAWTGILMMGIGTVVYQFRRQKK, from the coding sequence ATGAAGATTAACCCTGTTATTGTCGCAATCATTGCTACTCTGGGAACCGTCCTGGCTGCTGGGACTGCTCGTGCCGCTTCAGTTACTCTATACAATGGCAGCGGCCTGCCCAGTTCTCAGGGGCAGCTAACCCTTGGCGCGATCGATAGTGGGGGAGCAAACCTTACTCCATTCGGTGGGGAAACTGTAGTTGGTGGTGGAGTACAAATAGATAGCGATGTTGGCAGTGCTGAGTATGCCGGCTACTCAAACTACAATCCCCTTACCAGTTCCTTTGTTAATAGTGGAGGCAGTGCACCATCCGGCTACAGTCTCGATCCAACCACAGGCTACAGTATCTTTTTTAATGCAACGTTGAATTCAACTACCTCCAATAGTAATGACCGAGGAGCATTCACAGTTATTGCGACTAGTGTTGGCCAGCAAAGCATTGAAATTAGTTTTGAAAACAATCTGGTCTTTGCTCAGAATAATAACTTTACTCGCGGTGAAAGTGCTGCATTTACAACCAGTACCAATGCTAACTATGAGTTGAGAGTCAGCGGTAGCAGTTACCAGTTTTTTGCGAATAGCTCGCAGCTTCTCAGTGGTTCCCTACGGAATTATCTCTCCGATCCAGCAAACAGTATGCCTCCTCTAAGCTTCGATGCTTATACCATCGAAAATTTTATCTTTTTTGGAGATAGTACCGGCCAAGAAGATGGTGTATATACTCTAGGAGCGGCTTCGGTACAAACAAATACCGCAGGGGTTCCCTTTGAGTTTCCAGCATGGACGGGTATTCTCATGATGGGAATAGGGACAGTGGTTTACCAATTCAGGAGACAGAAGAAATAG
- the crtA gene encoding cyanoexosortase A, which produces MYILTVKYLLLAIATSVLAIHLTVSWRFSSDLNQLSMMAFGGISLLSLLWEKHNNLTLKSGLKSSLLGSLLIGWIAVRSLSISAPDDVLREVSPLISGVGVALLASGFRGLKQYWRSLLILAIISVPATLLPGIIDSILGISLNTAKTVTFVLWYFGFEPVRQGTEIFWQTGGVEVNNSCSGINVTILLSQLAGILALRYSFSKISILLSFSSAIAITFMMNVMRIIVLLFLNARSQDSAFQYWHHGDGAQLFSTTIILIFGLVCYVLLKREELKQNGFHEVDPERLL; this is translated from the coding sequence GTGTATATTCTAACTGTCAAATATTTATTGCTGGCGATCGCCACCTCTGTCCTCGCCATTCACCTTACTGTAAGTTGGCGGTTTTCGAGCGATCTAAACCAGTTGAGCATGATGGCTTTCGGGGGAATATCGCTACTCTCCCTACTCTGGGAAAAGCATAATAACTTAACTCTAAAATCCGGACTCAAGTCCAGTCTTCTCGGCAGCTTACTCATTGGTTGGATAGCCGTGAGAAGTCTGTCTATCTCCGCTCCTGACGATGTATTGCGAGAGGTTTCTCCCTTAATTTCTGGGGTTGGAGTCGCATTGCTCGCTTCTGGATTTAGAGGACTCAAACAATATTGGCGATCGTTATTAATTTTAGCAATTATCTCTGTTCCTGCCACACTTTTACCCGGAATCATCGATTCAATTTTAGGCATTAGTCTCAATACCGCAAAAACCGTAACATTCGTCCTTTGGTACTTTGGTTTTGAACCAGTTCGTCAAGGAACGGAAATTTTTTGGCAGACGGGAGGAGTAGAGGTGAATAACTCGTGTTCCGGCATTAATGTAACGATATTGTTATCGCAGTTGGCGGGAATATTAGCTCTGAGATATTCCTTTAGTAAGATAAGTATACTGCTGAGTTTCTCGAGCGCGATCGCCATTACATTTATGATGAATGTCATGCGAATAATCGTACTGTTATTCTTGAATGCTCGCTCTCAAGATAGTGCGTTTCAGTATTGGCATCATGGGGATGGAGCGCAATTATTTTCAACTACCATAATCCTGATTTTTGGTTTGGTTTGCTATGTCCTTCTCAAACGGGAGGAACTGAAACAAAATGGTTTTCATGAGGTCGATCCCGAACGTTTGCTATAG
- a CDS encoding Uma2 family endonuclease → MIMLTSAIDANRNSIMLGNLTWDKLEKLDVGFVGTGARLTYLDGSLQIMSPLSDAHEEPKKTLSQLLEIYLRANNIRFYARGSATIGSQDLGGRKEPDESYCLHERKPIPDLAIEIVVTSGGIDVLEVYRRVGVPEVWFWEDGTIAVYSLQSTGYKLVKNSRILPDLELRSLEFYSRMSDQYDAVNEFMRSLM, encoded by the coding sequence ATGATTATGCTGACATCGGCAATAGATGCTAACCGAAATAGCATTATGCTCGGTAATCTAACTTGGGATAAGTTAGAAAAACTCGATGTAGGGTTTGTTGGAACTGGAGCGCGTTTAACGTATTTAGATGGATCGTTACAGATTATGTCTCCGCTATCGGATGCCCATGAGGAACCGAAAAAAACTTTAAGTCAGTTATTAGAGATTTATCTGCGGGCGAACAATATTCGGTTTTATGCACGAGGGAGCGCGACCATTGGCAGTCAGGATTTAGGCGGCCGTAAAGAACCCGACGAGTCTTATTGTTTGCATGAGAGAAAACCCATTCCAGATTTGGCGATCGAGATTGTTGTTACTAGTGGTGGAATTGATGTTTTAGAAGTGTATCGTCGGGTGGGAGTACCGGAAGTTTGGTTTTGGGAAGATGGTACGATCGCAGTTTATTCTTTGCAGTCTACCGGTTATAAGTTAGTCAAAAATAGTCGGATTTTGCCGGATTTAGAGTTGCGATCGCTGGAATTTTATTCGCGCATGAGCGACCAATACGACGCGGTGAATGAATTTATGCGATCGCTGATGTAG
- a CDS encoding DUF2996 domain-containing protein, protein MGNGIMADEQTKAPAPKKEKPPAPETKPFAEFIEQDYLPALQTGLEKQGLSDLKLSFTKAKISVRGLENEPPCSQVIGTWQGGVNQFNIYFFNSDIKGQRGFSCTRNGYQPGTLEPFLIDEKKITLNLLVFGVVTRLNGQKWLTLN, encoded by the coding sequence ATGGGTAACGGAATAATGGCAGACGAACAAACGAAAGCACCAGCTCCAAAAAAAGAGAAACCTCCCGCCCCGGAAACGAAACCCTTTGCAGAGTTTATCGAACAAGACTATCTTCCCGCATTGCAAACTGGCTTAGAAAAGCAAGGACTCTCCGATCTGAAACTTAGCTTTACCAAAGCCAAAATTTCCGTACGCGGCTTAGAAAACGAACCGCCTTGTTCGCAAGTCATTGGAACTTGGCAAGGAGGAGTCAATCAGTTCAATATCTATTTCTTCAATAGCGATATTAAAGGTCAGCGCGGTTTTTCTTGTACGCGCAATGGCTATCAACCCGGAACGTTAGAACCTTTCTTGATCGACGAAAAGAAAATCACTCTCAATCTATTAGTTTTCGGCGTTGTTACTCGTTTAAACGGGCAAAAATGGCTGACTCTTAACTAA
- a CDS encoding HD domain-containing protein, whose product MLSQRFQTALGYAHQLHQTQTRKGSGTPYIAHLLGVASIALEYGATEDEAIAALLHDAIEDQGGQATGDRIRREFGDTVADIVEGCSDSFTTPKPPWKERKDTYLAHLPHCSASVRLVSAADKLYNALSILKDYRQIGEPLWERFQGKKEGTLWYYRSVVAALQDVETTPLVQELARVVAQMEQLE is encoded by the coding sequence ATGCTCTCTCAACGCTTCCAAACCGCTCTCGGTTACGCGCACCAACTCCATCAAACCCAAACTCGCAAAGGTTCGGGAACGCCCTATATCGCGCATCTGCTGGGAGTTGCCAGCATTGCTCTGGAATACGGCGCCACCGAAGATGAGGCGATCGCGGCTTTACTCCACGATGCCATAGAAGACCAAGGCGGACAAGCAACCGGCGATCGTATCCGTCGAGAGTTTGGGGATACGGTTGCAGATATCGTTGAAGGGTGTAGCGATAGTTTTACCACTCCCAAACCCCCTTGGAAAGAACGGAAAGACACTTATCTCGCCCATCTTCCGCACTGCTCTGCTTCCGTGCGACTGGTTTCTGCGGCGGATAAACTCTACAATGCCCTTTCTATCCTAAAAGACTATCGGCAAATTGGAGAACCTCTCTGGGAGCGGTTTCAGGGTAAGAAAGAAGGAACCCTGTGGTACTATCGCTCTGTCGTTGCTGCGTTGCAGGATGTGGAAACCACGCCGTTGGTGCAAGAACTGGCGCGAGTGGTAGCGCAAATGGAGCAGCTTGAATAA
- a CDS encoding YgfZ/GcvT domain-containing protein, protein MSKDRGVMLYDRNHWGLIEVSGSDRIRFLHNQTTNDMEQLQPGAGCDTVFVTSTARTIDLVTAYIFPEYVLLLVSPNRREKLLQWMDRYIFPMDKVELKDRSDTMVCFTILGEDCDRLLQELGLAPFSDAPQGTHQTVTIDNMSLHIALGSGLGTPGYTLMGDRDNGPKLWEKLVELGVTVIGDRDWETLRVRQGRPLPESELTEDYNPLEAGLWQAISFEKGCYIGQETIARLNTYQGVKQQLWGIELSQAVAPGTVITLGEDKVGTLTSCVETEQGAVGLSYIRTKAGGEGLTVQVGESSGTVIDVPFLSRGYLQERELSGAEQ, encoded by the coding sequence ATGTCTAAGGATAGGGGAGTGATGCTGTACGATCGCAATCATTGGGGTTTAATTGAGGTGAGTGGAAGCGATCGCATTCGCTTTTTGCACAACCAAACCACTAATGACATGGAGCAGTTGCAACCGGGAGCGGGCTGCGATACGGTATTTGTGACCTCGACAGCGCGAACTATCGATCTCGTCACGGCATATATTTTCCCCGAATACGTGCTACTCCTAGTATCTCCGAACCGACGGGAGAAACTGTTGCAATGGATGGATCGTTATATTTTCCCCATGGATAAGGTGGAACTGAAAGACCGAAGCGATACGATGGTCTGTTTTACTATTCTAGGGGAGGATTGCGATCGCCTGCTCCAAGAATTAGGACTCGCCCCCTTTTCCGATGCTCCTCAGGGAACCCATCAGACTGTCACTATCGATAACATGTCCCTCCATATTGCCCTCGGTAGCGGGTTAGGGACTCCCGGATACACGTTAATGGGCGATCGCGATAACGGGCCGAAATTATGGGAGAAACTGGTAGAATTGGGGGTGACGGTAATAGGCGATCGCGACTGGGAAACGTTGCGCGTTCGACAAGGCCGTCCTCTACCCGAGAGCGAACTCACCGAAGACTATAATCCTCTAGAAGCCGGACTCTGGCAAGCTATCTCCTTTGAAAAAGGCTGTTATATCGGACAAGAAACCATCGCACGTCTCAATACTTATCAAGGCGTGAAACAGCAGCTCTGGGGAATTGAACTTTCGCAAGCAGTAGCACCAGGAACGGTTATTACTCTCGGTGAAGATAAGGTTGGAACGCTAACCAGCTGCGTAGAAACCGAACAAGGAGCAGTGGGTTTATCTTATATTCGGACTAAAGCTGGCGGAGAAGGGTTAACGGTGCAAGTCGGAGAAAGTTCTGGAACCGTCATCGATGTACCCTTCCTCAGTCGCGGATATCTGCAAGAGCGGGAGCTTAGTGGTGCAGAACAATAG
- a CDS encoding ABC transporter ATP-binding protein, translating to MKSRSSYYQLLPYLRQEWVTITQALACTLCFTAFWPILAQLAGEMAEFIGRGLVTEIAKVSAIAGAVFLLRGLVQYGQDALMAKAAFTIARDLRQEVYSHLHKLSLDYFESAKTGDLSYRLTEDIDRIGEAINKIFHQFLPSILQLIAVIGYMIYINWQLTLAVAIVAPLIALLVGWCGERLLNYSRRSQNRVSDLASLITEVFAGIRLVQAFGAINYEVERFSEEAERNRRAKYNAERFKALQVPIIGVLEAMSIIFLLFLGGWQIREGNLTGNEFIRYVVATAMLIDPISFATSNFNEFKQSEASVDRIFELMAIAPKVVEDKDAIALPRVTGKVDYQQVSFSYTEDKPVLQDLSVHTKPGEVIALVGPSGAGKTTLVNLLLRFYDVQNGQILIDGIDLRKVTLNSLRQQIGIVPQETILFSGTIAQNIAFGQQNFDLEAVKEAAKIANAHQFIEQLPEGYQTWMGERGMTLSGGQRQRIAIARAIFLNPRILILDEATSALDSESEALVQQALERVMTDRTVFIIAHRLATVRRADRILVLERGNIVESGTHEELLEKGDRYALFHARQFS from the coding sequence GTGAAATCTCGATCGAGCTATTACCAACTTCTTCCCTATCTGCGCCAAGAATGGGTCACCATTACCCAAGCACTGGCTTGTACGCTTTGTTTTACTGCGTTCTGGCCGATTTTAGCCCAATTAGCGGGAGAAATGGCGGAATTCATCGGACGGGGTTTAGTCACTGAGATTGCGAAGGTATCGGCGATCGCCGGCGCTGTGTTTCTGCTGCGCGGACTGGTACAATACGGTCAGGATGCGCTGATGGCAAAAGCAGCATTCACCATTGCAAGAGATTTACGCCAAGAAGTCTACAGTCATTTACATAAACTCAGTCTCGATTATTTTGAAAGTGCGAAAACCGGAGATTTATCCTATCGCCTAACCGAAGATATCGATCGCATTGGCGAAGCGATTAATAAAATATTTCACCAATTTTTGCCCAGCATTCTCCAGTTAATTGCCGTTATTGGTTACATGATTTATATTAACTGGCAATTAACTCTCGCCGTTGCCATTGTTGCTCCACTAATAGCATTGTTAGTTGGATGGTGCGGCGAAAGACTTCTGAATTATTCCCGTCGCAGTCAAAACCGCGTTTCCGATCTCGCTTCATTAATTACAGAAGTTTTTGCCGGTATTCGTTTAGTTCAAGCCTTTGGTGCTATTAACTATGAAGTCGAACGGTTTAGCGAAGAAGCCGAACGCAACCGCCGCGCTAAGTATAATGCCGAACGCTTCAAAGCCTTGCAAGTTCCGATTATTGGCGTATTGGAAGCCATGAGCATTATCTTTCTCTTGTTTCTCGGAGGATGGCAAATTCGAGAGGGGAATTTAACCGGAAATGAGTTTATTCGCTATGTGGTTGCAACGGCAATGTTAATCGATCCAATTTCCTTTGCAACGAGTAATTTTAACGAGTTTAAACAATCGGAAGCTTCCGTCGATCGCATTTTTGAATTAATGGCGATCGCGCCGAAAGTGGTGGAAGACAAGGATGCGATCGCGCTCCCGCGAGTTACCGGAAAAGTTGACTATCAACAGGTGAGTTTTTCCTATACTGAAGATAAACCGGTGTTGCAAGACTTAAGTGTCCACACGAAACCGGGAGAAGTTATTGCCTTAGTCGGTCCTTCTGGCGCGGGAAAAACCACATTAGTTAATTTGCTTTTGCGGTTTTATGACGTGCAAAACGGGCAAATTCTCATTGATGGAATCGATCTGAGAAAAGTAACGTTAAACTCTCTACGGCAACAAATTGGAATTGTTCCGCAAGAGACTATTTTATTCTCCGGAACGATCGCTCAAAATATCGCTTTCGGACAACAAAATTTCGATCTGGAAGCGGTAAAAGAGGCAGCCAAAATTGCCAATGCTCATCAATTTATCGAGCAACTTCCCGAAGGCTATCAAACCTGGATGGGAGAGCGGGGAATGACCTTATCTGGGGGACAGCGCCAGCGCATTGCGATCGCCCGTGCTATCTTTCTCAACCCTCGCATTCTCATTCTCGACGAAGCCACATCAGCTCTCGACTCCGAGTCGGAAGCCTTAGTACAACAAGCTTTAGAACGAGTCATGACAGACCGCACTGTCTTCATTATCGCACACCGGTTAGCCACCGTGCGCCGTGCCGATCGCATCCTCGTGTTAGAGCGGGGAAACATTGTCGAGTCGGGAACTCACGAAGAGCTGCTGGAAAAAGGCGATCGTTACGCCCTTTTTCACGCCCGACAATTTAGCTAA
- a CDS encoding class I SAM-dependent methyltransferase — MATFLRDLSYQYQWLYDTISRVSALAVGGEYRFRRLALQGLDINPETKILDLCCGSGQATEVLVTYSNNVTGLDASPLSVERAKRNVPQASFVEGFAENMPLENESFDLVHTSAAMHEMSPQQLREILQESYRVLKPGGTLAIADFHRSTNPIFLPGLYLFLWLFETETAWQLLNADLTEVLQAIGFEVSAPQLYGGGSLQVLHARKIRKRCIGKSED, encoded by the coding sequence ATGGCGACTTTTTTAAGAGATCTCAGTTACCAATATCAATGGCTTTACGATACTATTTCTCGCGTATCTGCTCTAGCAGTCGGTGGAGAATATCGATTTCGTCGCCTCGCCTTACAAGGTTTGGACATTAATCCCGAAACTAAAATTTTAGACCTCTGTTGTGGGAGCGGCCAAGCAACAGAAGTCTTAGTGACGTATTCCAATAACGTTACCGGATTAGATGCGTCTCCGCTGTCGGTGGAACGAGCAAAACGCAATGTTCCGCAAGCGAGTTTTGTCGAAGGATTTGCGGAAAACATGCCATTAGAGAATGAAAGTTTCGATCTGGTACATACGAGTGCGGCAATGCATGAAATGTCGCCGCAACAGTTGCGAGAAATATTGCAGGAATCTTATCGAGTATTGAAACCGGGAGGAACATTGGCGATCGCCGATTTTCATCGTTCTACCAATCCCATTTTCCTTCCCGGATTATATCTGTTTCTTTGGTTATTTGAAACCGAAACCGCATGGCAGTTACTGAACGCGGATTTAACCGAGGTATTGCAGGCGATCGGATTTGAAGTCTCTGCTCCCCAATTATATGGTGGCGGAAGTCTGCAAGTATTGCACGCAAGGAAAATCAGAAAAAGATGTATCGGAAAATCCGAAGACTAA
- a CDS encoding SMI1/KNR4 family protein has protein sequence MDSSNITFQNEPDNEFVPSVGDWTNLLQLWNQKIFSSMNEEDIGYYPEYYPEIWASQCCFREGATEDDILVLEKRLETKLPVSYKNFLLASNGFTIITEYSELYGTDSIKWFIEENQDWADMWDDGDDVSDEKYFQYGEEQDCIYIRGQYMKTSLEISSIQDGYVYLLNPEIIDSRNEWEAWDCGTKLPGAYRYRSFWDMIQQVYQRTGNYDD, from the coding sequence ATGGATTCTTCAAATATTACATTTCAAAACGAGCCAGACAATGAATTTGTTCCTAGTGTAGGAGACTGGACTAATTTGCTGCAGCTTTGGAATCAGAAAATATTCAGTAGTATGAATGAAGAAGATATCGGTTACTACCCAGAATACTATCCGGAAATATGGGCCAGTCAATGTTGTTTTCGAGAAGGAGCGACTGAAGACGACATTTTGGTATTGGAAAAGCGGTTGGAAACGAAACTACCAGTAAGCTATAAAAATTTTCTGCTCGCTTCTAATGGCTTTACTATTATAACGGAATACAGTGAACTGTACGGTACAGATTCAATAAAATGGTTTATTGAAGAAAATCAAGACTGGGCTGATATGTGGGATGATGGCGATGATGTTAGCGATGAAAAGTATTTCCAATATGGAGAGGAGCAAGACTGTATCTACATCAGAGGTCAATACATGAAAACCTCTTTGGAGATTAGCTCGATACAAGATGGCTATGTTTATCTTCTCAATCCAGAAATTATAGATTCCAGGAACGAATGGGAGGCTTGGGATTGTGGTACTAAACTACCTGGAGCATATCGATATCGTTCATTCTGGGATATGATACAACAAGTTTATCAGAGAACTGGCAATTATGATGACTAA